A single Triticum dicoccoides isolate Atlit2015 ecotype Zavitan chromosome 2A, WEW_v2.0, whole genome shotgun sequence DNA region contains:
- the LOC119357227 gene encoding UPF0235 protein C15orf40 homolog: MAPGKRGKGKGGPAPAVAAAASAAGGGEFPGCLRLMPPSTVAISVHAKPGSKMATITEIGEEAVGVQIDAPARDGEANAALVDFISSVLGVKKREVSIGSGSKSREKVVLVQDVTLKGVFEALKKACGP, from the exons ATGGCTCCAGGGAAGCGAGGCAAGGGCAAAGGTGGCCCGGCGCCGGCGGTCGCGGCCGCGGCGagcgctgccggcggcggggagttCCCGGGCTGCCTCCGCCTGATGCCGCCGTCCACCGTCGCCATCTCCGTCCACGCCAAGCCCGGCTCCAAGATGGCCACCATCACCG AGatcggggaggaggccgtcggggtgCAGATCGACGCGCCGGCCAGGGACGGGGAGGCCAACGCCGCCCTCgtcgacttcatcagctcg GTGCTTGGGGTGAAGAAAAGAGAAGTGTCCATCGGCTCTGGCTCGAAATCGAGGGAGAAGGTCGTGCTAGTGCAGGACGTGACACTCAAAGGCGTCTTCGAGGCCTTGAAGAAGGCGTGTGGCCCTTGA